The following are encoded in a window of Acidithiobacillus sp. genomic DNA:
- the kdpA gene encoding potassium-transporting ATPase subunit KdpA, whose translation MISTTILTAAVLLLTILLALPLGRYMHRIYAGDRFWATRLMGPVERGLYRVTGVSASEEMGWKRYAIALLIFNLIGGVFLYTLLLAQGALPLNPLHFGGVQGGSAFNTAVSFLTNTNWQDYAGGSTMSYLSQMLGLTVQNFLSAATGITIVLPIIRAIARHRTKDLGNFWVDMTRTVLYVLLPLSALFALILMEQGVVQTLTGAVRADLIAPFVSGGKTILHQIMHVGPVASQEAIMMLGNNGGGFFNMNDAHPFENPTALTNFLENLAMILIPSALVFLFGHMANAKRTAWAILISMLVLFIPLTLVSQHYQLAGNPVLTPLGISQANTASLAGGGNMEGVEDRIGAGATALFATVATATSTGAANGAYDSLMPLSGGVNLFLMQLGEVVFGGVGSGLATFLAFMIFAVFLGGLMVGRTPEFLGKKIESFEIKMTSLSILVMPLLVLIGTALAVTTVAGRAGVFNPGAHGFSEMLYAVTSPANNNGSAFGGLSSNTRFYNLLTGMCMLLGRYWSYLPLLALAGALVEKKKIPAGSGTLTTYTPIFIGLTVGVILLVGALNFFPALALGPIAEQLAPLATLTH comes from the coding sequence ATGATATCCACTACCATACTGACAGCCGCGGTTTTGTTGTTGACCATTCTGCTGGCCTTACCTCTGGGACGCTATATGCATCGCATCTATGCGGGCGATCGATTCTGGGCGACACGTCTGATGGGTCCCGTGGAACGGGGACTGTACCGCGTCACTGGCGTTTCGGCGAGCGAGGAAATGGGTTGGAAGCGCTACGCCATCGCTCTGTTGATCTTTAACCTGATCGGTGGCGTTTTTCTCTATACCTTGTTGTTGGCGCAAGGTGCGCTGCCCCTAAATCCTTTACACTTCGGTGGCGTCCAGGGTGGCTCCGCATTCAATACTGCAGTGAGCTTTCTCACCAATACCAACTGGCAGGATTACGCTGGCGGCTCGACCATGAGTTATCTCTCGCAGATGCTGGGCCTGACCGTGCAGAATTTCCTTTCGGCGGCGACGGGTATCACCATCGTCCTGCCCATCATTCGCGCTATCGCCCGTCATAGAACCAAGGACCTCGGAAATTTCTGGGTCGACATGACCCGCACCGTTTTATACGTGCTGCTTCCCCTCTCCGCGCTCTTTGCATTGATTCTCATGGAACAGGGCGTGGTCCAAACCCTCACCGGTGCGGTGCGGGCAGATCTTATTGCACCCTTTGTATCCGGCGGCAAGACCATTCTTCATCAGATAATGCATGTGGGACCGGTAGCCTCTCAAGAGGCCATCATGATGCTCGGCAACAATGGGGGCGGTTTCTTCAATATGAACGATGCCCACCCTTTCGAAAATCCCACCGCTCTTACCAACTTTCTAGAAAACCTGGCCATGATTCTCATCCCCTCCGCACTCGTGTTCCTGTTTGGGCATATGGCTAACGCCAAGCGCACGGCATGGGCCATCCTGATTTCCATGCTGGTGCTCTTTATCCCCCTGACGCTCGTAAGTCAGCACTATCAACTGGCCGGGAACCCTGTGCTTACCCCGTTGGGGATCTCCCAGGCCAACACCGCGAGTCTTGCCGGTGGTGGCAATATGGAGGGAGTGGAAGACCGCATCGGTGCTGGCGCGACCGCGCTCTTTGCCACGGTGGCCACCGCGACCTCTACGGGGGCGGCCAACGGCGCCTACGATTCCCTCATGCCGTTGTCCGGGGGGGTAAATCTTTTCCTGATGCAATTGGGTGAGGTCGTGTTTGGCGGCGTCGGTTCAGGGCTCGCGACTTTCCTCGCCTTCATGATTTTTGCGGTTTTTCTCGGTGGTCTCATGGTGGGACGCACGCCGGAGTTTCTCGGCAAGAAGATCGAGTCCTTTGAAATAAAAATGACCTCTCTCTCCATACTGGTCATGCCGTTGCTGGTGTTGATTGGTACTGCCCTTGCCGTCACCACGGTGGCGGGGCGGGCCGGTGTATTCAATCCCGGGGCGCACGGTTTCAGCGAAATGCTCTATGCCGTGACGAGTCCGGCCAACAACAATGGCAGCGCATTTGGCGGCCTGAGCAGCAACACCCGGTTCTACAACCTGCTCACCGGCATGTGCATGCTGCTGGGCCGGTACTGGAGCTATTTGCCGTTGCTGGCACTGGCGGGTGCCCTGGTCGAAAAAAAGAAAATTCCCGCAGGATCGGGAACGCTGACGACTTACACGCCTATTTTCATTGGCCTGACGGTTGGCGTCATTCTTCTGGTCGGCGCGCTCAACTTCTTTCCGGCGCTGGCACTGGGTCCGATTGCAGAGCAACTGGCGCCCCTTGCCACCCTGACTCATTGA
- the kdpF gene encoding K(+)-transporting ATPase subunit F, translating into MNAFVWIGLGLGAMLFIYLLVFLINPERFL; encoded by the coding sequence ATGAACGCGTTCGTGTGGATAGGCCTCGGATTGGGCGCCATGCTCTTCATCTATCTTCTGGTATTTTTGATTAATCCGGAGCGGTTCCTATGA
- a CDS encoding sensor histidine kinase KdpD, whose protein sequence is MATKDRKDGRPDPDALLAQVQQEEQARQRGRLKIFFGAAPGVGKTYAMLRYGQQEMAKGVDVLVGIVETHQRSETQALADALPVLPRVHIPYKNVVLEEFDLDAALARRPGLLLLDELAHSNAPGSRHKKRWQDLEELLDAGLSVATTVNVQHLESVHEVVQQITGIQVQETLPDQIIQQADEVILVDITDEDLLQRLKEGKVYLGERGQRAMTHFFRKGNLIALRQLALRLAADRVDLELRQFHQQNPEEGRRSGSRDRLLVAVSGRPEDEHLVRAAYHLATAQRADWLVIHVDTPRGLLQKPQTQAWIWNHLHLAESLGAETSRLTGVNVGAEVLAYARLRDVTQIVLGQTQGLRKFLWWWPGSLTAHLLNSERGIDVVIHPLPVKKFISEDRRLRNQQYLGIVDTSLRRRTRNRAFVISGALGLALSGLAWSLGIYLGFAGVFMLYMLGAVGTALMYGRWPSLITFIAAVVSYYSFGLDRGLPTTVGSLAYFTLILSLILLISQLVARSRDQELMARTRERRARNLYQLVQALSGARGVEGILNASIENLHQTLGIATAFWLPPADNADSPLQMFPASTELEAPERNLRAAARWSFLNKKNAGMSTDTLADIPALFMPMLSGERALGVMMLSDLDLRRAPADWLRFLETVARLIAVALDSAQASLQRTEADVRLRVERLQNALLGAVSHDLRTPLAGVLGTATTLQRNAQGLTADEHDLLENIREQTQKMEHTVDRILHMAALQSGRLHIRKEWVPLEDLLVIARDQVKAACTDRPFQARISKDLPLLLVDPQLMVQVLANLLENACRYSPQGRAIELEAYANDAEITVCVIDHGFGVPPGREEEIFTRFSQIKPPVGLGGSGLGLAICAAIIELHGGRIWVRNRVVVRGAVFCFTVPRETEPPMPPDGD, encoded by the coding sequence ATGGCTACTAAAGATCGCAAAGATGGGCGACCTGATCCGGATGCCCTGCTGGCACAGGTGCAGCAAGAGGAGCAGGCGCGCCAGCGCGGCCGCCTCAAGATTTTCTTTGGTGCCGCCCCGGGTGTTGGGAAGACCTACGCCATGCTGCGCTACGGGCAGCAAGAGATGGCCAAAGGGGTGGATGTTTTGGTGGGTATCGTCGAAACCCACCAGCGCAGTGAAACCCAAGCCTTGGCCGATGCCCTGCCGGTATTACCGCGCGTGCATATTCCTTATAAAAATGTGGTGCTTGAAGAGTTTGACCTGGATGCGGCCCTTGCTCGCCGCCCCGGACTGCTTCTGCTGGACGAGCTTGCCCACAGCAACGCCCCTGGCTCACGTCACAAGAAGCGCTGGCAGGACCTGGAGGAACTACTGGACGCGGGCCTTTCCGTGGCGACCACCGTGAATGTTCAGCACCTGGAGAGCGTTCACGAAGTCGTCCAGCAGATTACCGGGATACAGGTTCAGGAGACCCTGCCGGATCAGATCATCCAGCAGGCCGATGAAGTGATTCTGGTAGATATCACTGACGAGGATCTCTTGCAACGGCTTAAAGAAGGTAAGGTGTACCTGGGCGAACGCGGTCAGCGCGCGATGACGCATTTTTTTCGTAAAGGTAACCTGATCGCCCTGAGGCAGTTGGCATTGCGACTGGCAGCGGACCGGGTTGATCTGGAGTTGCGACAGTTTCATCAACAGAATCCGGAAGAGGGGCGACGCAGCGGTAGCCGGGATCGTTTGCTGGTCGCCGTGAGTGGCCGCCCGGAAGATGAGCATCTGGTGCGCGCGGCCTATCATCTGGCGACCGCTCAACGGGCCGACTGGCTGGTGATTCATGTGGACACCCCACGCGGCCTGCTGCAGAAACCTCAGACCCAGGCGTGGATATGGAATCACCTGCATCTTGCGGAAAGTCTGGGCGCGGAAACCTCACGTCTGACCGGAGTAAATGTCGGCGCGGAAGTGTTGGCTTATGCGCGACTGCGCGACGTCACCCAGATTGTACTGGGACAGACGCAGGGTTTGCGCAAATTTCTTTGGTGGTGGCCCGGTTCTTTGACGGCGCACCTGTTGAACAGCGAGCGCGGTATTGATGTAGTGATTCATCCGTTGCCGGTAAAAAAATTTATTTCGGAAGATCGACGCCTGCGAAATCAACAGTACCTTGGCATCGTGGACACGTCCCTGCGACGCCGCACCCGGAATCGCGCTTTTGTGATCAGCGGGGCGTTAGGCCTCGCTTTAAGTGGTTTGGCCTGGTCTCTGGGGATTTACCTGGGTTTTGCCGGAGTCTTCATGCTCTACATGCTGGGTGCGGTGGGCACCGCCCTGATGTACGGCCGCTGGCCCTCCCTCATCACATTCATTGCCGCCGTGGTCAGTTATTACTCGTTTGGGTTGGATCGTGGTTTGCCAACGACGGTGGGCTCGCTTGCTTACTTTACGCTGATCCTCTCTTTGATCCTGCTCATCAGCCAACTGGTGGCGCGATCCCGCGATCAGGAGCTCATGGCCCGGACCCGCGAGCGGCGCGCGCGCAATCTCTATCAACTGGTTCAGGCGCTCAGCGGCGCCCGTGGTGTCGAAGGGATTCTCAACGCCAGCATCGAGAATTTGCATCAGACCCTGGGTATCGCGACCGCATTCTGGCTGCCACCGGCGGACAATGCGGATAGTCCGTTGCAGATGTTTCCAGCGTCCACCGAACTGGAAGCGCCAGAACGCAACCTGCGGGCTGCCGCCCGGTGGAGTTTCCTCAATAAAAAGAACGCCGGAATGAGCACCGACACGCTGGCGGATATCCCGGCGCTGTTTATGCCCATGCTGTCCGGCGAGCGTGCGCTGGGGGTCATGATGCTGTCCGATCTCGACCTGCGTCGCGCCCCTGCAGACTGGTTGCGTTTTCTCGAAACGGTGGCGCGACTCATCGCGGTGGCTCTGGATTCAGCGCAAGCATCCCTGCAACGTACGGAAGCGGATGTCCGTTTGCGGGTCGAGCGATTACAAAATGCGCTCTTGGGCGCCGTTTCCCATGACCTCCGGACGCCCTTGGCTGGCGTACTGGGTACAGCGACGACACTGCAACGCAATGCGCAGGGCCTGACGGCCGATGAGCACGATCTCCTGGAGAATATCCGCGAGCAAACCCAAAAGATGGAACACACCGTGGATCGCATTCTGCACATGGCCGCATTGCAGTCCGGGCGACTCCATATCAGAAAAGAATGGGTTCCTCTGGAAGATCTGTTGGTCATAGCGCGCGATCAGGTTAAGGCCGCATGCACCGATCGCCCTTTTCAGGCGCGGATATCCAAAGACTTGCCACTGCTCCTCGTGGATCCGCAACTCATGGTGCAAGTGCTCGCTAATCTCCTGGAAAATGCTTGCAGATATAGCCCGCAGGGCCGCGCTATCGAATTAGAGGCCTATGCGAACGATGCGGAGATTACCGTTTGCGTCATCGACCACGGCTTTGGCGTGCCGCCCGGTCGCGAAGAGGAAATATTCACCCGTTTCAGCCAGATTAAACCCCCTGTCGGATTGGGTGGAAGCGGACTCGGTTTAGCGATTTGCGCTGCGATTATTGAGCTGCATGGAGGACGCATTTGGGTGCGTAACCGGGTCGTCGTGCGCGGCGCGGTGTTTTGTTTTACCGTACCTCGGGAGACTGAACCGCCTATGCCACCGGACGGAGACTAA
- a CDS encoding response regulator transcription factor encodes MTTTHEGDLDILLVEDDPSIGGFLQAAMDREPGYRLHWVTTLKHAWKAWEKRQIQEGRPYALILLDLGLPDGDGQGLIHRIREQEGEQAFIIVISARGSEADKVQALDSGADDYLTKPFTIGELLARLRAHLRRRPAGSSVESFHWAIGVLELDDLTHTVRKDGVTIPMTPKEYQLFHLFVMNQGRTLSYRRILNAVWGEHSGGQAHYVRLYIKRLREKIEDDPGMPQYLVTEKGVGYRFGAPEMSR; translated from the coding sequence ATGACGACCACGCACGAAGGCGATCTCGATATCCTGCTGGTGGAGGATGACCCGAGTATTGGCGGGTTTCTACAGGCAGCGATGGACCGCGAACCAGGGTATCGCTTGCACTGGGTAACCACGCTGAAACACGCCTGGAAGGCTTGGGAAAAACGACAAATCCAGGAAGGTCGGCCGTACGCCCTGATTCTGCTGGACCTTGGTTTACCGGATGGGGATGGACAGGGACTAATCCATCGAATACGCGAGCAGGAAGGGGAGCAGGCATTCATCATCGTCATCTCTGCGCGCGGAAGCGAGGCTGACAAGGTACAAGCCCTCGATAGTGGCGCCGACGATTATCTCACCAAGCCGTTTACCATTGGCGAGCTGCTCGCACGTCTGCGCGCGCATTTGCGGCGACGACCAGCAGGTTCATCCGTCGAATCATTCCATTGGGCCATTGGCGTCTTGGAGCTGGATGATCTCACCCATACCGTTCGCAAGGACGGGGTGACCATTCCGATGACGCCCAAGGAATATCAACTGTTTCACCTTTTTGTGATGAATCAGGGGCGGACATTGTCCTATCGACGAATTCTCAATGCCGTGTGGGGAGAGCACAGTGGCGGTCAGGCCCACTATGTCCGGTTATATATCAAACGCCTGCGGGAAAAGATTGAGGATGATCCCGGAATGCCGCAGTATCTGGTGACCGAAAAAGGGGTTGGGTACCGATTCGGCGCTCCGGAGATGTCAAGATGA
- a CDS encoding HAD family hydrolase: MSIRAVCIDLYGTMINIETNEEMEDIYRGISHYLTYHRVFMNRREVRERYFAIMKERKRQSAERYPEIDVEAIWHTLLTQENSKPVKGRERLAKELARLHRGLSRTRLERYDGIKRTLKSLQETYRLATISDAQRCFALPEMRAMGIKKYFDVQIISGDYGYRKPDSRLFAMAAEQLEVAPHEAIYVGNDMYRDIYGAQQAGMKTIFVDSNQGSKSYNDVAPDYYARDFYQVLDGVGFLAQKHADGDD, encoded by the coding sequence ATGTCCATACGCGCCGTTTGCATAGATCTTTATGGCACCATGATCAACATTGAAACCAATGAGGAAATGGAAGATATTTATCGTGGCATCTCCCATTATCTCACTTATCACCGGGTCTTTATGAACCGGCGAGAGGTCCGGGAACGCTACTTCGCCATCATGAAGGAGAGAAAACGTCAATCTGCTGAACGATACCCGGAAATAGACGTCGAGGCGATCTGGCACACCTTGCTCACCCAGGAGAACAGCAAACCGGTCAAGGGCCGGGAAAGACTGGCCAAAGAGTTGGCACGCCTGCACCGTGGCCTCTCCCGCACTCGCCTGGAGCGTTACGATGGCATCAAACGCACACTGAAAAGCCTGCAGGAAACCTACCGCCTGGCCACCATTTCTGACGCACAACGCTGCTTCGCCCTCCCCGAAATGCGCGCGATGGGTATTAAGAAATATTTTGATGTACAGATTATTTCCGGTGACTATGGTTATCGCAAACCCGACTCCCGGTTATTCGCCATGGCCGCAGAACAATTGGAAGTGGCCCCCCATGAGGCCATTTATGTCGGCAATGACATGTATCGCGATATTTATGGCGCCCAACAGGCGGGGATGAAAACCATCTTTGTGGACTCCAATCAGGGCAGCAAATCCTATAACGACGTAGCGCCGGATTATTATGCGCGTGACTTTTATCAAGTGCTGGATGGCGTCGGCTTTCTGGCACAAAAACATGCAGACGGCGATGACTGA
- a CDS encoding aminoglycoside phosphotransferase family protein: MKYLGRLNPHDPFHAYLQEQIFPQLLTKQPPHQFRVFQFPASNAVFLYEETHSQHKVIGKFFNRIGKDPQQAWERAHNEWQYMHTLRDLGFKTGRLYIPQPLGISWDINNVIIEEFCPGQSLSGVIAESIERNDAKLLYARLTDLAYFLAKLHNWTARSETVRFDAHFAYFDKIIARLQRRHRISSHQTSEFYHYRELWQQMGSMWADRQVLIHGDATPSNFLFATHRRTTAIDLERMQFADRAYDLGMIAGEIKHHFMRTTHHGEHAEPFIGHFLWEYSTHFPDRHAAFASITERIPFYMGMTLLRIARNSWLDWRYSQALVHEAVHILRR; this comes from the coding sequence ATGAAATATCTGGGCCGCCTGAATCCCCACGATCCATTCCACGCGTATCTGCAAGAGCAGATATTCCCACAATTGCTCACCAAACAGCCCCCCCATCAATTCCGGGTATTCCAGTTTCCGGCATCCAATGCGGTTTTTCTCTACGAGGAAACCCATTCACAGCATAAAGTCATCGGTAAATTCTTCAACCGGATCGGGAAGGATCCGCAACAGGCCTGGGAGCGGGCCCATAACGAATGGCAATATATGCATACGTTGCGCGACCTGGGCTTCAAAACCGGGCGATTGTATATTCCGCAACCCCTGGGAATTTCATGGGATATAAACAATGTCATCATAGAGGAATTCTGTCCGGGACAATCCCTTTCCGGAGTCATTGCGGAGAGCATTGAGCGCAATGATGCAAAATTATTATATGCACGCCTGACGGACCTCGCCTATTTCCTTGCCAAATTACATAACTGGACAGCGCGCTCTGAAACCGTGCGCTTTGATGCGCACTTTGCCTATTTCGACAAGATCATCGCGCGTCTGCAAAGACGCCACCGGATATCCAGCCATCAAACCAGTGAGTTCTACCATTACCGGGAACTCTGGCAACAGATGGGCAGTATGTGGGCGGACCGGCAAGTCTTGATCCATGGCGATGCCACACCCTCCAATTTTCTCTTCGCAACCCATCGGCGTACCACTGCCATTGATCTGGAACGTATGCAATTTGCAGATCGCGCGTATGATCTCGGCATGATTGCCGGAGAAATAAAACATCATTTCATGCGCACCACCCATCATGGGGAACATGCCGAACCATTTATCGGCCATTTTCTCTGGGAATACAGCACTCATTTTCCGGACCGCCATGCGGCTTTTGCATCGATTACCGAGCGAATTCCCTTTTATATGGGTATGACCCTGTTACGCATCGCCCGTAATTCCTGGCTTGACTGGCGTTACAGCCAAGCCCTGGTCCACGAAGCCGTTCACATTCTGCGGAGGTAG
- a CDS encoding APC family permease encodes MAAGHLRREGGLIGLLYASLGAIVGSGWLFGPLHAAQQAGPLSLGSWAVGATAILLLALVYAELGPMIPRSGSIVHISHLGNGPLLGRIWSWILFFSYVSIAPVEVTAVLTYANNYLPGFLSGEAGVLSGRGFGAAILLLGVFVLLNFLVIRWVLLLNSAATWWKLIIPAATIFVLLSLSWHPENLQLHHSQGELEGMFTAVASAGIIFSFFGFRQAIDLAGESRNPGRSIPIAVIGSVLIGTLLYEGLQFAFLVAVDPAGLAHGGWSHLTFTGLTGPFAALAAAVGATWWGVILYVDALVSPAGTAFIYTTSSARVTMAAGEMGSAPQGLARINRSGVPWIALLVVYAVGALFFFPFPSWQKLVGYISSVTVLSYSLGPIVLLQLRRAMPDAARPFRLRGAEVIAPAAFVVANWIIFWAGLATLSFTFVALAMLMVIFLIYHYVLVKERRAEGLGWRYAWWVLPYFAGLWICSYLGPQNLGGKGLVPFFWDMGIIALFSLVILFVALRTRVADQVMRDYVESLNEVPEAAP; translated from the coding sequence ATGGCGGCGGGTCATCTGCGGCGAGAAGGGGGGCTGATCGGGCTGCTTTACGCGAGTCTGGGAGCCATAGTGGGTTCCGGTTGGCTGTTTGGGCCGCTGCATGCGGCGCAGCAGGCAGGGCCGCTGAGCCTGGGCTCCTGGGCGGTGGGGGCGACAGCCATTTTACTACTGGCGCTGGTTTACGCCGAATTGGGGCCAATGATTCCGCGCAGCGGTTCTATCGTCCATATCAGTCACCTGGGTAATGGCCCGTTGTTAGGCCGCATCTGGAGTTGGATCCTCTTTTTTTCTTATGTCTCCATTGCGCCGGTCGAAGTGACGGCGGTGCTCACCTATGCGAATAATTATCTGCCGGGTTTTCTTTCTGGTGAGGCGGGCGTGCTCAGTGGCCGGGGTTTTGGCGCCGCTATTCTGCTGCTGGGCGTTTTTGTGCTGCTTAATTTTCTGGTGATTCGCTGGGTGCTGTTGCTGAATAGCGCCGCGACCTGGTGGAAGCTGATTATTCCGGCTGCCACTATTTTCGTCTTGTTGAGTTTGTCCTGGCACCCCGAGAACCTGCAATTGCATCATTCCCAGGGGGAGCTGGAGGGCATGTTCACTGCCGTGGCCAGTGCCGGGATTATTTTTTCCTTTTTCGGGTTTCGGCAGGCGATTGATCTGGCGGGAGAAAGCCGGAATCCGGGGCGTAGCATCCCCATAGCGGTCATCGGTTCGGTGCTGATTGGCACCTTGCTGTATGAAGGGTTGCAATTCGCGTTTCTGGTGGCTGTGGATCCGGCCGGTCTGGCGCACGGGGGCTGGTCACACCTGACTTTTACCGGGCTCACTGGCCCCTTTGCGGCGTTGGCCGCAGCCGTGGGCGCCACCTGGTGGGGCGTCATCCTCTATGTGGATGCCCTGGTGTCGCCAGCGGGGACCGCCTTCATTTACACGACCTCATCGGCACGCGTTACCATGGCGGCAGGGGAGATGGGCAGTGCACCGCAAGGGCTGGCGCGGATTAACCGCAGTGGCGTGCCGTGGATCGCTCTGTTGGTGGTATATGCGGTTGGCGCGCTCTTTTTTTTCCCCTTTCCTTCCTGGCAGAAACTGGTGGGCTATATTTCTTCGGTAACCGTGCTCTCCTACAGTTTGGGGCCGATTGTGCTGTTGCAATTGCGCCGCGCCATGCCCGATGCGGCACGTCCTTTTCGTCTCCGGGGCGCGGAAGTGATCGCTCCGGCGGCCTTTGTGGTGGCCAATTGGATTATCTTCTGGGCCGGGCTCGCCACCTTGAGCTTTACCTTTGTCGCCCTGGCCATGCTGATGGTGATTTTTCTGATTTACCATTATGTTCTGGTCAAAGAGCGCCGTGCGGAGGGTTTGGGATGGCGTTATGCGTGGTGGGTATTACCCTATTTTGCCGGTCTATGGATCTGCAGCTATCTGGGCCCGCAAAATCTCGGCGGCAAAGGCCTCGTGCCTTTCTTCTGGGATATGGGAATCATTGCTCTATTTAGTCTCGTTATACTTTTTGTGGCATTGCGCACCAGGGTGGCCGATCAGGTGATGAGAGATTATGTGGAAAGTCTGAACGAAGTACCGGAGGCGGCGCCATAG